The following proteins come from a genomic window of Malus domestica chromosome 02, GDT2T_hap1:
- the LOC103447863 gene encoding TMV resistance protein N-like isoform X4 produces MTAHEASSSSSSKSKLWNYDVFLSFRGEDTRKGFTDHLHAALKDRGYQTFMGDNDLKRGKEMKEERLLAIEESRNSIIVFSKRYAHSSWCVDELVKIMECRSKLGRHVLPIFYHFDPSHFRKLEEDLAKAFQKRELDIGEEKDDRKREYERERVKQWREALKEAASLSGYQAQINDNG; encoded by the exons ATGACAGCCCAcgaagcttcctcttcatcctCCTCCAAGTCAAAACTTTGGAACTACGACGTCTTCTTGAGCTTCAGAGGCGAAGACACGCGCAAGGGCTTCACAGACCACCTCCACGCGGCATTAAAAGACAGGGGATACCAGACTTTTATGGGTGACAACGATCTCAAAAGAGGGAAAGAAATGAAAGAGGAACGGTTACTGGCAATCGAAGAGTCGAGGAACTCTATCATTGTCTTCTCAAAGAGGTATGCGCATTCGAGTTGGTGTGTTGACGAGCTGGTGAAGATCATGGAGTGCAGATCCAAACTGGGGCGACATGTTTTGCCAATATTCTATCACTTTGATCCTTCGCATTTCAGGAAGCTGGAAGAAGATTTAGCCAAAGCATTTCAGAAACGCGAATTGGACATCGGTGAAGAAAAAGATGACCGGAAACGTGAATATGAAAGAGAAAGGGTTAAGCAGTGGAGAGAGGCTCTTAAAGAAGCTGCAAGTTTGTCCGGCTACCAAGCTCAAATCAATGACAATGG GTGA
- the LOC103447863 gene encoding TMV resistance protein N-like isoform X3, with product MSFHLRFRFSGDEDLPTTKVSSVRQHNHNHCYCFSSDLNHCSAITVDTAMTAHEASSSSSSKSKLWNYDVFLSFRGEDTRKGFTDHLHAALKDRGYQTFMGDNDLKRGKEMKEERLLAIEESRNSIIVFSKRKLEEDLAKAFQKRELDIGEEKDDRKREYERERVKQWREALKEAASLSGYQAQINDNG from the exons ATGTCCTTCCACCTAAGGTTCAGATTCAGTGGAGACGAAGACCTCCCAACAACTAaag TATCATCTGTTAGGCAACACAACCACAACCACTGCTATTGTTTCAGTAGTGATCTGAACCACTGCAGTGCCATAACAGTAGATACCGCCATGACAGCCCAcgaagcttcctcttcatcctCCTCCAAGTCAAAACTTTGGAACTACGACGTCTTCTTGAGCTTCAGAGGCGAAGACACGCGCAAGGGCTTCACAGACCACCTCCACGCGGCATTAAAAGACAGGGGATACCAGACTTTTATGGGTGACAACGATCTCAAAAGAGGGAAAGAAATGAAAGAGGAACGGTTACTGGCAATCGAAGAGTCGAGGAACTCTATCATTGTCTTCTCAAAGAG GAAGCTGGAAGAAGATTTAGCCAAAGCATTTCAGAAACGCGAATTGGACATCGGTGAAGAAAAAGATGACCGGAAACGTGAATATGAAAGAGAAAGGGTTAAGCAGTGGAGAGAGGCTCTTAAAGAAGCTGCAAGTTTGTCCGGCTACCAAGCTCAAATCAATGACAATGG GTGA
- the LOC103447863 gene encoding disease resistance protein RPV1-like isoform X2, whose product MSFHLRFRFSGDEDLPTTKVDTAMTAHEASSSSSSKSKLWNYDVFLSFRGEDTRKGFTDHLHAALKDRGYQTFMGDNDLKRGKEMKEERLLAIEESRNSIIVFSKRYAHSSWCVDELVKIMECRSKLGRHVLPIFYHFDPSHFRKLEEDLAKAFQKRELDIGEEKDDRKREYERERVKQWREALKEAASLSGYQAQINDNG is encoded by the exons ATGTCCTTCCACCTAAGGTTCAGATTCAGTGGAGACGAAGACCTCCCAACAACTAaag TAGATACCGCCATGACAGCCCAcgaagcttcctcttcatcctCCTCCAAGTCAAAACTTTGGAACTACGACGTCTTCTTGAGCTTCAGAGGCGAAGACACGCGCAAGGGCTTCACAGACCACCTCCACGCGGCATTAAAAGACAGGGGATACCAGACTTTTATGGGTGACAACGATCTCAAAAGAGGGAAAGAAATGAAAGAGGAACGGTTACTGGCAATCGAAGAGTCGAGGAACTCTATCATTGTCTTCTCAAAGAGGTATGCGCATTCGAGTTGGTGTGTTGACGAGCTGGTGAAGATCATGGAGTGCAGATCCAAACTGGGGCGACATGTTTTGCCAATATTCTATCACTTTGATCCTTCGCATTTCAGGAAGCTGGAAGAAGATTTAGCCAAAGCATTTCAGAAACGCGAATTGGACATCGGTGAAGAAAAAGATGACCGGAAACGTGAATATGAAAGAGAAAGGGTTAAGCAGTGGAGAGAGGCTCTTAAAGAAGCTGCAAGTTTGTCCGGCTACCAAGCTCAAATCAATGACAATGG GTGA
- the LOC103447863 gene encoding toll/interleukin-1 receptor-like protein isoform X1, which yields MSFHLRFRFSGDEDLPTTKVSSVRQHNHNHCYCFSSDLNHCSAITVDTAMTAHEASSSSSSKSKLWNYDVFLSFRGEDTRKGFTDHLHAALKDRGYQTFMGDNDLKRGKEMKEERLLAIEESRNSIIVFSKRYAHSSWCVDELVKIMECRSKLGRHVLPIFYHFDPSHFRKLEEDLAKAFQKRELDIGEEKDDRKREYERERVKQWREALKEAASLSGYQAQINDNG from the exons ATGTCCTTCCACCTAAGGTTCAGATTCAGTGGAGACGAAGACCTCCCAACAACTAaag TATCATCTGTTAGGCAACACAACCACAACCACTGCTATTGTTTCAGTAGTGATCTGAACCACTGCAGTGCCATAACAGTAGATACCGCCATGACAGCCCAcgaagcttcctcttcatcctCCTCCAAGTCAAAACTTTGGAACTACGACGTCTTCTTGAGCTTCAGAGGCGAAGACACGCGCAAGGGCTTCACAGACCACCTCCACGCGGCATTAAAAGACAGGGGATACCAGACTTTTATGGGTGACAACGATCTCAAAAGAGGGAAAGAAATGAAAGAGGAACGGTTACTGGCAATCGAAGAGTCGAGGAACTCTATCATTGTCTTCTCAAAGAGGTATGCGCATTCGAGTTGGTGTGTTGACGAGCTGGTGAAGATCATGGAGTGCAGATCCAAACTGGGGCGACATGTTTTGCCAATATTCTATCACTTTGATCCTTCGCATTTCAGGAAGCTGGAAGAAGATTTAGCCAAAGCATTTCAGAAACGCGAATTGGACATCGGTGAAGAAAAAGATGACCGGAAACGTGAATATGAAAGAGAAAGGGTTAAGCAGTGGAGAGAGGCTCTTAAAGAAGCTGCAAGTTTGTCCGGCTACCAAGCTCAAATCAATGACAATGG GTGA